From the Nostoc sp. PCC 7107 genome, the window TCATGATTTTATGACAATTGCTTTTTGCAATCCGATTCAAATATCATGGATTCATCACATTTACTTTTCAAAAGCAATCAAACCCTTATGGACAAATGATCTCATCTCAAAATAAGGGCGATCGCTTCTGGGATTTAATCTGGAGCGATCGCTACAAATACGTCAAAATCAAAATAACAGCGATAATCACTGACAATGCAGATAACTCAGAGCCTTCATACAGCTATTCTCGTTACTGATTTAGAACGTTCCGAACACTTTTACAGCCAAGTGTTGGGATTTTCAAAAATTGACCGATCCCTCAAATATCCTGGTGTATGGTATCAAGTCGGCAACTATCAATTACACCTAATAGTCGCAGCAACAACACCAACCGATAACCCAAACGAAAAATGGGGACGTAATCCCCACATTGCTTTTGCAGTAGCCGATTTAGAACAAGCTAAACAAGAACTGCTCAGTCACAATTATTCTATTCAAGCGAGTGCCTCTGGTCGTCCTGCCATCTTTACTCAAGATCCTGATGGAAATGTGATTGAGATCAGTCAGCAGTGATGGAATGCTTGTAATTACAGCAGTTTGATGTACACAAAACTAGGTTCCTGTCTCAAGCAATCAAAACTATCTTGCTACTAAGGAATAAAGGCAATTTTATCTACATTTACTTGTGATAAAAGTGTCATATTTCCAGTTTTTATATCCACAGCAAAAACAGAATTTCTCGGACTATTATTGGGATTGGCAAGTGCAATAAGTTGACCAGAGGGAGAGAAAGTTAAGCTAAGTAAGTCATTAGACAAATATTTTCTATTGTATGTTAACCCTGCCACAGTAGTAATTAATAATTTGCCTGTAAGTAGTGAGGTCTTGTTAGGATCTAGCTGCACTAAAGTTGTTCTACCGTCTGAAGTCAGAATAGTCGCATAAAACTTACCATCAGGGCTAAGAGCTAGATTACTGAAGCGTAAATTCCGTGGCAATTCAGGTAGTTTTAACTCATCACCAGAGGTGACTTTGCCATTTTTAGGGTCAATCATTACTAGATAGAAAGGAGGAACGCCATTGTTAGCACTAGCAATTCCAATAATTTTGTTATTTTTAGTTCCTAATACTCCTTCTATTGTATGATTACCATTTTTAAATCCTGAGATTTTTTTAGCTTTTGGTTTCTTAGATTTATTATCAGTAAATATAAGTTTACTATGATTCCCTTTTTGGGTTGTTTCTACTGTAAGCATCACCATCGTGCCGTCTGTAAAGCTAGTAAAACCAGTGATTCGGCTCGATTCAGTAGAAAACGCTCTTTTAGCAGTTTCAATTTTTGTTGTTTGATTATCAACAATACTTGCAGGGATTTCTGTACTTAATTTTTCACCACCAGTTGTTAAATCTAAGGACACTAAGGTAAACGCTGGACTGGTGTTTTCTACATCTGTAGAGATTTTAGCATTTTGCTTATTTTTGCTTGCAGGCAGTTTAACTCCGACTAGCGATCGCG encodes:
- a CDS encoding VOC family protein, with amino-acid sequence MQITQSLHTAILVTDLERSEHFYSQVLGFSKIDRSLKYPGVWYQVGNYQLHLIVAATTPTDNPNEKWGRNPHIAFAVADLEQAKQELLSHNYSIQASASGRPAIFTQDPDGNVIEISQQ